In Gemmatimonadota bacterium, the following are encoded in one genomic region:
- a CDS encoding sulfatase: MKAPSPPNVLIVLSDQLRRQALSTYGDPNIVTPHVDALAGRGVRFEHASSTCPICVPFRFTLMTGLYAHDRKVPAIEYRMSPAERTLADEFNEAGYETIYTGKWHLDGGHGRMGSAVQCGRTAVKKAYRGRWRKWMGFELRNGPFDTYYFEDDDPVPRPVEGYQTDGLFDLAMDYLEHRDPSRPFCMVISVEPPHDPFEAPEALQRSWEAMDIVLPPNVEAADAEAMERVMLNRKLYYAMVENLDWNMGRLGAFLLRTGLHGETVVLFMADHGELGGAHGLRGKQWPYEESAGIPLIVADPRHPDRAGAVIGDPVSTEDLLPTILGLAGLKPRDALPGDNLAPLIHGGVSRLDREGVMLEFVAEQRKGVAFHDWVWRGFRTARYKYTVRGDNHGGTPWQFFDLAADPWEQRNLVEDPAYRAEVTRHHDLLRQRMKETDDHFVLLPAFGREGLNTWD, from the coding sequence ATGAAGGCACCATCACCACCCAATGTGCTGATCGTCCTGAGTGACCAACTGCGGCGGCAGGCCCTGTCCACCTACGGGGACCCGAACATCGTCACACCCCACGTCGACGCGCTGGCCGGACGGGGCGTGCGTTTCGAGCACGCCAGTTCGACCTGCCCCATCTGCGTCCCCTTCCGCTTTACCCTCATGACGGGACTGTACGCCCACGACCGGAAGGTTCCCGCGATCGAGTACAGGATGTCTCCGGCTGAACGGACCCTGGCCGATGAGTTCAACGAAGCGGGCTACGAGACGATCTACACGGGGAAATGGCATCTCGACGGCGGACACGGACGCATGGGGTCCGCAGTCCAGTGCGGGAGGACGGCCGTAAAGAAGGCGTACCGGGGCCGGTGGCGGAAATGGATGGGCTTCGAACTCAGGAACGGACCCTTCGACACCTACTATTTCGAGGATGACGACCCGGTCCCCAGGCCGGTCGAAGGATATCAGACCGACGGACTCTTCGACCTCGCCATGGACTACCTCGAGCACCGGGACCCGTCCCGTCCCTTCTGCATGGTGATCTCCGTCGAACCGCCCCACGACCCCTTCGAGGCGCCGGAAGCCCTGCAGCGCAGCTGGGAGGCGATGGACATCGTGCTGCCGCCTAACGTGGAAGCGGCCGACGCCGAGGCCATGGAACGGGTCATGCTCAACCGGAAGCTGTACTACGCCATGGTCGAGAACCTGGACTGGAACATGGGCCGCCTGGGCGCATTCCTTTTGCGCACCGGACTGCACGGCGAGACCGTTGTGCTGTTTATGGCGGACCATGGAGAGCTCGGCGGCGCCCATGGTCTTCGGGGAAAGCAGTGGCCCTACGAAGAGTCCGCGGGGATTCCCCTCATCGTGGCGGACCCCCGCCACCCGGACCGGGCCGGCGCCGTGATCGGGGACCCGGTCTCCACCGAGGACCTGTTACCCACTATACTGGGCCTGGCCGGCCTGAAGCCGCGAGACGCCCTGCCCGGCGATAACCTGGCTCCGCTGATACACGGCGGCGTCAGCAGGCTGGACCGGGAAGGCGTAATGCTGGAATTTGTGGCGGAGCAGCGGAAAGGCGTGGCCTTCCACGACTGGGTATGGCGCGGGTTCCGTACCGCCCGGTATAAGTACACCGTACGCGGCGACAACCACGGCGGCACGCCCTGGCAGTTCTTCGACCTTGCAGCGGACCCATGGGAACAGCGGAATCTCGTGGAGGATCCGGCGTACCGGGCGGAGGTCACGCGGCACCACGACCTGCTTCGGCAGCGGATGAAGGAAACCGATGATCACTTCGTCCTTCTTCCGGCATTCGGCAGAGAAGGACTAAACACCTGGGATTGA
- a CDS encoding phytanoyl-CoA dioxygenase family protein codes for MTRPDDLDIYLFDLQGFLRLEQALTKAEVAELNACLDAIPSLSPGEWHGYVHAHTYGTVDGLNLQQIYEAGAPFEALIDHPSWIDRIKHFVGGEGTFDYAHGPLFIDENFANFREPGEAIGLHSGGYPPIMRNGFRYHGGRFMCGQINVLMALTDIGPGDGATMVIPGSHKSNFTHPDFARHAMKPKGASVEGIAASVELFMEAGDALLFVDGISHGSAMRRNAGTRRIVVYRYGPSWGNFRHGYQPSPDLLDRLTPEQRQIVSPQKASPEGAPYDGPGLD; via the coding sequence ATGACCAGACCGGACGACCTGGACATCTACCTGTTCGACCTGCAGGGCTTCCTCCGCCTGGAGCAGGCCCTGACAAAGGCCGAGGTGGCGGAACTGAACGCCTGCCTGGACGCGATCCCGTCCCTGTCTCCCGGTGAATGGCACGGTTACGTCCACGCCCACACCTACGGCACCGTGGACGGCCTGAACCTGCAGCAGATCTACGAAGCGGGCGCCCCTTTCGAGGCGCTGATCGACCATCCATCCTGGATCGACAGGATCAAGCACTTCGTGGGCGGGGAGGGTACCTTCGACTATGCCCACGGCCCCCTGTTCATCGATGAGAACTTCGCCAATTTCCGGGAACCGGGCGAGGCGATCGGACTGCACTCCGGCGGATATCCGCCCATCATGCGCAACGGATTCCGCTACCACGGCGGCCGGTTCATGTGCGGCCAGATCAACGTGCTGATGGCGCTGACCGATATCGGACCCGGCGACGGCGCCACCATGGTCATCCCCGGCAGCCACAAGTCCAACTTCACCCATCCCGATTTCGCCCGGCACGCCATGAAGCCGAAGGGCGCCTCGGTGGAAGGCATCGCCGCGTCGGTCGAACTTTTCATGGAAGCCGGCGACGCGCTGCTCTTCGTGGACGGTATCTCCCATGGTTCGGCCATGCGGCGGAACGCGGGCACCCGCCGTATCGTGGTCTACCGGTACGGACCGTCATGGGGTAACTTCCGCCACGGCTACCAGCCGTCTCCCGATCTGCTGGATCGCCTTACTCCGGAACAGCGGCAAATCGTCTCACCGCAAAAGGCCTCGCCCGAAGGCGCGCCCTACGACGGGCCCGGCCTGGACTAG
- a CDS encoding sulfatase-like hydrolase/transferase: MAESKRPNLLFIMDDQHRHDYLSAAGASFLNTPNLDRLARRGIRFTQCITNAPVCAPARIGLASGLQPARLGCLDNNCYLPRHITPYYARLRDAGYRVGGVGKLDLAKPDPYNGRRGDRPRVFGWGFTHPVECEGKMHAGMADEPRGPYGFWLQEQGLFEAFRTDYAARQARGWIEGASHDSVLPAEAFEDVYIGRRAAEWIDAVPDDYPWHLFVSFVGPHDPFDPPAEYADRYRDAAVPPAVHSGHEGGGHGDDGCEGGSREDGDREGKPDWVKARRRDLSAEEIAVTRRQYCAAIELIDDQVGRIIEAIERRGMGENTVVVFASDHGEMLGDHGLYTKSVPYEAALRVPLIAAGPGIPGGRTSDALVELIDVNPTLCSLAGLPAQEGLDARDLGPVLAGERTTHREEAASALREFRLIRTAEHKLVAHHTGEVELYDLVSDPDELDNVADEQLEMVAALRRRLRRRFHFPP, from the coding sequence ATGGCCGAATCCAAACGCCCCAATCTGCTCTTCATCATGGACGACCAGCACCGCCACGACTACCTGTCGGCCGCGGGCGCGTCGTTCCTGAATACGCCGAACCTGGACCGCCTGGCGAGACGCGGGATCCGTTTCACGCAATGCATCACCAACGCCCCGGTCTGCGCCCCTGCGCGCATCGGCCTGGCCAGCGGACTCCAGCCCGCGCGGCTGGGGTGCCTCGACAACAACTGCTACCTGCCCCGGCATATCACGCCCTATTACGCCCGCCTGCGGGACGCGGGGTACCGGGTCGGTGGCGTGGGCAAGCTCGACCTGGCCAAGCCGGACCCCTACAACGGCCGCCGCGGCGACCGGCCCCGGGTCTTCGGCTGGGGCTTCACCCATCCCGTGGAATGCGAGGGCAAGATGCACGCGGGCATGGCGGACGAACCGCGGGGACCCTACGGCTTCTGGCTGCAGGAGCAGGGACTGTTCGAAGCATTCCGTACGGATTACGCGGCCCGCCAGGCACGGGGATGGATCGAAGGCGCTTCCCACGATTCGGTACTGCCCGCCGAAGCCTTCGAGGACGTCTACATCGGCCGCCGCGCCGCCGAATGGATCGACGCCGTGCCGGACGACTACCCGTGGCACCTCTTCGTCAGCTTTGTGGGGCCCCATGACCCCTTCGATCCGCCCGCCGAATACGCCGACCGTTACCGGGATGCGGCGGTGCCGCCGGCCGTGCACAGTGGGCACGAGGGTGGCGGGCACGGGGATGATGGCTGCGAGGGTGGCAGTCGCGAAGACGGAGACCGCGAGGGAAAGCCGGACTGGGTCAAGGCCCGGCGCCGCGATCTTTCCGCCGAGGAGATTGCCGTAACCCGCCGTCAGTACTGCGCGGCCATCGAACTGATCGACGACCAGGTGGGCCGGATCATTGAAGCGATTGAACGGAGGGGCATGGGGGAGAACACCGTGGTCGTCTTCGCCAGCGACCACGGCGAGATGCTGGGCGATCACGGGCTGTACACCAAGTCTGTGCCCTACGAGGCGGCCCTGCGGGTGCCCCTGATCGCCGCCGGGCCGGGCATACCGGGCGGACGTACGTCCGACGCCCTCGTGGAACTGATCGATGTCAATCCCACGCTGTGTTCACTGGCGGGCCTGCCCGCCCAGGAAGGCCTCGATGCGCGAGACCTGGGCCCCGTGCTCGCGGGGGAACGGACGACGCATCGGGAGGAAGCGGCCAGTGCACTGCGGGAGTTCAGGCTGATCCGGACCGCGGAACACAAGCTGGTGGCGCATCACACGGGCGAGGTCGAACTGTATGATCTGGTAAGCGATCCGGACGAGTTAGATAACGTGGCGGACGAACAGCTGGAAATGGTCGCGGCGCTGCGGAGGCGGCTGCGCCGGCGATTTCACTTCCCGCCGTGA
- a CDS encoding phytanoyl-CoA dioxygenase family protein yields the protein MSNAQPLNAQQIAHFKLNGYLVLKNVFDEATLEAWRRQIWRALDGSLEDPATWPRETSGLDGYEYDPPNSALVHHPNMMSIIDQLSGGHFVAGDGIPIIRWPEPERTFEIPQTGHIDAYGGRWLPFMIGATTYLYDVEPGGGALIYWPGSHHAAHRYFLEYPSHVDGSFLEIEGFSWDVFCDNPTTGGREFTANAGDVVLWHSYLTHNGSENTSHSPRFALFARWNHEKHLEQDFRYEIPEDLWKYWAI from the coding sequence ATGTCCAACGCACAACCCTTGAACGCCCAGCAGATCGCCCACTTCAAGCTGAACGGCTACCTGGTGCTGAAGAACGTGTTCGACGAGGCGACCCTGGAAGCATGGCGGCGGCAGATCTGGCGGGCGCTCGATGGCAGCCTGGAGGATCCCGCGACCTGGCCACGGGAGACGAGTGGTCTCGACGGATACGAATACGATCCACCCAATTCGGCCCTCGTGCACCATCCGAACATGATGTCGATCATCGACCAGCTCAGCGGGGGACACTTCGTCGCGGGCGACGGCATCCCCATCATTCGCTGGCCTGAGCCGGAGCGGACATTCGAAATCCCCCAAACGGGCCATATCGACGCCTACGGGGGACGCTGGCTGCCCTTCATGATCGGCGCGACGACCTATCTGTACGACGTGGAACCCGGCGGCGGCGCCCTGATCTACTGGCCGGGAAGCCACCATGCCGCCCACCGGTATTTCCTGGAGTATCCCTCGCATGTCGACGGGAGTTTCCTGGAGATCGAAGGTTTTTCCTGGGATGTTTTCTGCGATAACCCGACCACCGGCGGCCGGGAATTCACCGCGAACGCCGGCGACGTGGTGCTCTGGCATTCGTACCTGACCCACAACGGATCGGAGAACACGAGCCACTCGCCGCGCTTCGCCCTTTTTGCCCGCTGGAACCACGAGAAACACCTGGAGCAGGACTTCAGATACGAGATTCCGGAGGACCTGTGGAAGTATTGGGCGATCTGA
- a CDS encoding phytanoyl-CoA dioxygenase family protein, translated as MAEIRPTMTDDDVMDFVANGYVVLDEMVGADFNERCRNLKQGPAKETVGSHDFIREVLLHPRLAGVIRSLLGPNFLMPTGGHHHLIDQPVSGQDWHSDGISGLGYEINELQCYYYPQDVNIEDGPTMILPGSHCRAVNRDALAHYGDLAGQLSLVVKAGTVAITRYGIWHRAGPKLNHKPRSMIKFSYFRNSDPRRRDWLIDSEEIPAYRDRPAAPYTSGVESYRDLRRRIHTWNWLCGLSEEESMAHDRWRPAYETGTQPVEEVAL; from the coding sequence ATGGCGGAGATCAGACCGACGATGACCGATGACGACGTGATGGATTTCGTGGCCAATGGATACGTCGTGCTCGACGAGATGGTGGGTGCCGATTTCAACGAGCGGTGCAGGAACCTGAAGCAAGGCCCCGCGAAGGAAACGGTCGGCTCGCACGATTTCATCCGCGAAGTACTGCTCCATCCCCGGTTGGCCGGCGTGATCCGATCGTTGCTCGGTCCGAACTTCCTGATGCCGACGGGGGGCCATCACCATCTCATCGACCAGCCGGTCTCGGGCCAGGATTGGCATTCGGATGGCATTTCCGGCCTCGGATACGAGATCAACGAACTGCAGTGCTACTATTATCCTCAGGACGTGAACATCGAAGACGGTCCGACCATGATCCTGCCCGGTTCCCACTGCCGGGCGGTCAACCGCGACGCCCTGGCCCACTACGGCGATCTTGCCGGTCAGCTTTCACTCGTTGTGAAGGCCGGCACCGTGGCCATTACCCGGTACGGCATCTGGCACCGGGCCGGCCCCAAGCTCAATCACAAGCCCCGCAGCATGATCAAGTTCTCCTACTTCCGCAATTCGGATCCGCGACGGCGTGACTGGCTGATCGATTCGGAAGAAATCCCTGCGTATCGGGATCGCCCGGCCGCGCCCTACACGAGCGGGGTGGAATCCTACCGGGACCTGAGGCGCCGCATCCACACCTGGAACTGGCTGTGCGGGCTGAGCGAGGAAGAGTCCATGGCCCACGACCGGTGGCGGCCCGCCTACGAGACCGGCACGCAGCCCGTCGAGGAAGTGGCCCTTTGA
- a CDS encoding cupin domain-containing protein, protein MRITHTRREEMHLGVSHGGAAASYFNPGFSERDFESPWTFIHSVIFPPGSGIGQHSHTHAEEIFVTIDNAAQFTHNGRTAEVVGGAAVPLRSGESHGIYNHTDRDTWFFNFHCVDTVREPKHEDFDDPRIGVELESTDRLPVGRFDRALLKPRRHHGGKGEVFFREVWGSRDFQTNFEYLCHILLPPGTSVGYHRHVIVDEAYMIMNGSGRMTVDDETEEVVRGDAIPNNMGGAHGIYNHTDEDLELFVVGVSLEKGKVDATDLGDDLAGR, encoded by the coding sequence ATGCGGATTACCCATACCAGGCGTGAAGAGATGCACCTGGGCGTTAGCCACGGCGGCGCCGCGGCAAGCTACTTCAACCCAGGCTTCAGCGAACGTGACTTCGAGTCGCCGTGGACGTTCATCCACTCGGTGATCTTCCCGCCCGGCAGCGGCATAGGACAACACAGCCACACCCACGCGGAAGAAATCTTCGTTACCATCGACAACGCCGCGCAATTCACCCACAACGGCCGCACGGCCGAAGTCGTCGGCGGCGCCGCGGTGCCCCTGCGCTCGGGCGAGTCCCACGGCATCTACAACCACACGGACCGGGACACCTGGTTCTTCAATTTTCACTGCGTGGATACGGTCCGCGAACCGAAGCACGAGGATTTCGACGACCCGCGCATCGGGGTCGAGCTGGAGTCCACGGACCGCCTGCCCGTGGGGCGTTTCGACCGCGCCCTGCTGAAACCTCGACGGCACCACGGCGGCAAGGGCGAAGTGTTTTTTCGGGAGGTATGGGGCAGCCGGGATTTCCAGACGAATTTCGAGTATCTCTGCCATATACTGCTGCCGCCAGGCACTTCCGTAGGTTACCACCGGCACGTGATCGTCGACGAGGCCTATATGATCATGAACGGCAGCGGCCGGATGACGGTCGACGACGAGACGGAAGAGGTCGTCCGCGGGGACGCTATCCCGAATAACATGGGAGGGGCGCACGGTATCTACAACCATACGGATGAGGACCTGGAACTTTTTGTCGTCGGCGTGAGCCTGGAAAAGGGCAAGGTGGACGCGACCGACCTGGGCGACGACCTGGCAGGACGATGA
- a CDS encoding phytanoyl-CoA dioxygenase family protein: MTDESFQAHVLDLKVEGYTILTGQLTAEECAEARRELEARYPDREQGSFEWLFNKARVFERFYQLPDLLRLVRHFLGSDALLSAVYGSVVIPGEGGHGLHSDSGITGHNREASMPDADEGRRITSHSIALNVIFCLSPFTETNGATEFVPGSHRYEYLDVPDSAYGNARTAVAPEGSLVLFDVNTWHGTTKNQTDAPRYAVLSPWRRRWTKCEYEMARVVKPDVLERAGEDGPVIFGFQAQSPYTELWQWDREEGGPKPEFNHLRRD; this comes from the coding sequence ATGACAGACGAATCCTTTCAAGCCCACGTACTGGACCTCAAGGTCGAAGGCTACACCATCCTGACGGGCCAGTTGACGGCGGAGGAGTGCGCCGAGGCGCGCAGGGAACTGGAAGCCCGTTACCCCGACCGGGAACAGGGCAGTTTCGAGTGGCTGTTCAACAAGGCGCGGGTCTTCGAGCGGTTCTACCAGCTGCCCGACCTGCTGCGGCTGGTCCGCCACTTCCTGGGTTCCGACGCGCTCCTGAGCGCGGTGTACGGTTCGGTGGTGATACCCGGTGAAGGCGGCCACGGCCTGCATTCCGACAGCGGCATCACGGGACACAACCGCGAGGCGTCCATGCCCGATGCCGACGAAGGACGCCGGATCACCAGCCATTCGATCGCGCTGAACGTGATCTTCTGCCTGAGCCCTTTCACCGAGACCAACGGCGCCACCGAGTTCGTCCCCGGAAGCCACCGATACGAGTACCTGGACGTGCCCGATTCGGCCTACGGCAACGCCCGGACCGCCGTCGCCCCGGAAGGGTCGCTGGTGCTCTTCGACGTGAATACCTGGCACGGCACGACGAAGAACCAGACCGATGCGCCGCGCTACGCGGTATTGAGCCCGTGGCGGAGGCGCTGGACGAAATGCGAATACGAGATGGCCCGCGTGGTCAAGCCCGACGTACTCGAGCGGGCAGGCGAGGACGGACCGGTCATCTTCGGGTTCCAGGCCCAGTCCCCCTACACGGAACTCTGGCAATGGGACCGGGAAGAAGGCGGTCCGAAACCGGAGTTCAATCACCTGCGGCGGGACTGA
- a CDS encoding mandelate racemase/muconate lactonizing enzyme family protein translates to MKITDVKVHLVESWRKTRDIGSPWIFVQVHTDEGVVGLGDATNWPGGTIIAQSVEELGKLIIGENPFHIEYLYHRMYYALEQIGQTGAVIAAVSGIEIALWDIVGKVTGQPIYNLIGGPCRDRIRFYSHASNPEECAALAEKGVTAIKAYFPADPMVKGERIDSPRSVTLREEKLALEHMRRCREAVGDEVDLCTDVGCRYTTSAAIRIGNRLEEIGLLFYEEPVHPENIDALARVTASVNVPVCVGERRYTRFGFRDLIAAQAVDMIMPDVVRTGGIMETKKIAAMAESYYMQVSPHNPNSALSTTASLHVMANIPNALVLEFVDEKWDAPWRDDLLTDPPVVESGYFRLPEKPGLGTELNMDVVEKYRFEG, encoded by the coding sequence TTGAAAATCACCGATGTGAAAGTTCACCTGGTAGAGTCCTGGCGCAAAACCCGGGACATCGGATCGCCGTGGATCTTCGTCCAGGTCCATACCGACGAGGGCGTCGTGGGCCTGGGGGACGCCACGAACTGGCCGGGCGGTACGATCATCGCCCAATCCGTGGAGGAACTGGGCAAGCTCATCATCGGCGAGAATCCCTTCCACATCGAGTACCTGTACCATCGCATGTACTACGCCCTGGAGCAGATCGGGCAGACCGGCGCGGTCATCGCGGCCGTCAGCGGCATCGAGATCGCCCTGTGGGACATCGTGGGCAAGGTCACCGGGCAACCTATTTACAACCTCATCGGCGGACCGTGCCGCGACCGCATCCGGTTCTACAGCCACGCCTCCAACCCGGAAGAATGCGCAGCGCTGGCCGAGAAGGGCGTTACCGCCATCAAGGCGTACTTCCCCGCCGACCCGATGGTCAAAGGTGAACGCATTGACTCACCCAGGTCCGTCACGCTGCGGGAAGAGAAGCTCGCCCTGGAACACATGCGCCGGTGCCGCGAGGCGGTCGGCGACGAGGTGGACCTCTGCACCGACGTGGGATGCCGGTACACCACGAGTGCCGCGATCCGCATTGGCAACCGGCTGGAGGAGATCGGCCTGCTGTTCTACGAGGAGCCCGTCCACCCGGAGAACATCGATGCCCTGGCCCGGGTGACGGCGTCTGTCAACGTGCCCGTGTGCGTGGGGGAGCGCCGGTACACGCGCTTCGGCTTCCGGGACCTGATCGCCGCCCAGGCCGTCGACATGATCATGCCCGACGTGGTGCGCACGGGCGGCATCATGGAGACCAAGAAAATCGCCGCCATGGCCGAAAGCTACTACATGCAGGTCTCGCCCCACAATCCGAACAGCGCCCTGTCGACGACAGCGAGCCTCCACGTTATGGCCAACATCCCGAACGCCCTGGTCCTCGAGTTCGTGGACGAAAAATGGGACGCACCCTGGCGCGACGATCTGCTGACCGATCCGCCGGTCGTGGAAAGCGGCTATTTCCGGCTGCCCGAGAAACCCGGGCTGGGGACGGAGCTGAACATGGACGTCGTGGAGAAGTATCGATTCGAAGGTTGA
- a CDS encoding cupin encodes MQLHDDKQSNRADNIQGAEIRLPSEDLTADLAFFMKTLGFRMDKIYPADYPTISVLSGHGLTIRLEQGAPEPPGTLRILCRDPAVLAGGETELTAPNGTRVEIVQADPPLEIPPTQHAFLVRRLKDNTPWVIGRAGMHYRDLVPGRLGGSIIASHIRIPDAGPVPDVVHYHTVGFQLIFAYRGEVKLVYEDQGPPFMLKAGDCVIQPPEIRHRVLESSENLQVIEIGVPADHVTTIDHEVELPTGVLNPARVFGGQTFCRHQLKDAEWEPWRLAGFEARETGIGKATGGVASVQVARATTGTDGADGRSSDGGEQVTSHTGDILFTFVMEGEVTLNGENQVAHRLEAGDAYVIPPHTKTSLTDRSADLELLEVALPAQFETIVH; translated from the coding sequence ATGCAGTTACATGACGACAAACAATCCAACCGCGCGGACAATATCCAGGGCGCCGAGATCCGGCTGCCGTCCGAGGACCTGACCGCGGACCTGGCCTTCTTCATGAAGACCCTCGGGTTCCGCATGGACAAGATCTACCCCGCCGACTACCCGACGATCTCCGTACTGTCGGGTCATGGACTGACCATCCGGCTGGAGCAGGGCGCGCCCGAGCCGCCCGGGACGCTGCGGATCCTGTGCCGCGATCCGGCAGTCCTGGCGGGCGGCGAGACCGAACTCACCGCGCCGAACGGCACTCGTGTCGAAATCGTACAGGCCGATCCGCCGCTGGAGATTCCGCCGACGCAGCACGCCTTCCTCGTGCGGCGCCTCAAGGACAACACGCCCTGGGTGATCGGCCGCGCGGGCATGCACTACCGCGACCTGGTGCCCGGACGCCTGGGTGGAAGCATTATCGCCTCCCACATCCGGATCCCCGATGCGGGTCCCGTACCCGACGTCGTGCACTACCACACCGTGGGATTCCAGTTGATCTTCGCCTACCGGGGCGAGGTGAAGCTCGTCTACGAGGACCAGGGACCGCCCTTCATGCTGAAGGCCGGGGACTGCGTCATCCAGCCCCCGGAGATCCGGCACCGGGTGCTCGAATCGTCCGAGAACCTGCAGGTGATCGAGATCGGCGTTCCGGCAGACCACGTGACCACTATCGATCACGAGGTCGAGTTGCCGACCGGGGTGCTGAATCCCGCTCGCGTCTTCGGCGGTCAAACGTTCTGCCGCCACCAGCTCAAGGACGCGGAGTGGGAACCGTGGAGACTGGCGGGATTCGAGGCACGGGAAACGGGCATTGGAAAGGCGACGGGCGGTGTGGCCTCGGTGCAGGTTGCCCGCGCGACGACGGGCACGGATGGCGCGGACGGCCGCTCCTCTGACGGCGGCGAACAGGTCACGAGCCACACGGGCGATATCCTCTTCACCTTCGTGATGGAAGGGGAGGTGACGCTGAACGGGGAAAACCAGGTCGCCCACAGGCTCGAGGCGGGGGACGCCTACGTCATTCCGCCCCACACGAAGACCTCACTCACGGACCGCTCGGCCGACCTCGAACTCCTCGAGGTGGCGCTGCCCGCGCAGTTCGAGACCATCGTGCACTAA
- a CDS encoding phytanoyl-CoA dioxygenase family protein, which produces MISKRILPGERLDDAQMEVILEDFFRNGVTLIPGVLTREEIDALREVTDRCFNDPVLAGTDYVSGQGDGFVLRNTLELDAVFVDMLIREPILSLAEAVVGEDCKFCGQNVIRNAPGQAIDLWHVDDRVEFPLPDDVPRHDPRIRMPVQWFTIQMALTDIDTVEDGPTQFVPGSHYSGRDPNSQDHPEFEGRGPVSVFCKAGDVYLQNNQCWHRGAPVTSDRMRYVFQSQYAAHWAHRRFSDYNHVPVPPTVLSRASDRLRGVLGV; this is translated from the coding sequence GTGATCTCAAAACGCATACTACCCGGCGAGCGCCTCGACGACGCCCAAATGGAAGTGATTCTCGAGGACTTTTTCAGGAATGGTGTCACCCTCATCCCCGGGGTGCTGACGCGGGAAGAAATCGACGCACTCCGCGAGGTCACGGACCGTTGCTTCAACGATCCCGTGCTGGCCGGCACCGACTACGTGAGCGGACAGGGCGACGGATTCGTGTTGCGGAACACGCTGGAGCTGGACGCGGTGTTCGTGGACATGCTGATCCGGGAGCCGATCCTGAGCCTGGCCGAGGCGGTCGTGGGAGAGGACTGCAAGTTCTGCGGTCAGAACGTGATCCGCAACGCGCCGGGCCAGGCGATCGATCTGTGGCACGTGGACGACCGGGTGGAGTTCCCGCTGCCGGACGACGTGCCCCGCCACGACCCCCGCATCCGCATGCCGGTGCAGTGGTTCACCATCCAGATGGCGCTCACCGACATCGACACGGTCGAGGACGGCCCGACGCAGTTCGTCCCCGGCAGCCACTATTCCGGCAGGGACCCCAACAGCCAGGATCACCCCGAGTTCGAAGGCCGGGGACCGGTATCGGTCTTCTGCAAGGCGGGTGACGTCTACCTTCAGAACAACCAGTGCTGGCACCGGGGAGCGCCGGTCACGTCCGACCGGATGCGCTACGTCTTCCAGTCCCAGTATGCCGCCCACTGGGCCCACCGGCGATTTTCCGATTATAACCACGTACCCGTGCCGCCCACGGTGCTGTCCCGGGCGTCCGACCGGTTGCGCGGGGTGCTGGGCGTGTGA
- a CDS encoding lysozyme gives MDWKDRLFEDLKRDEGVRLIPYMCPANKKTIGIGRNLEDVGISEEEAAYLGRSNVDDGITDKEAKYLCQNDIERCHIEARGVFTDFDSHPDDVKRVVSNMMFNLGLTTFRKFKKTIVAIEKRDYALAAIEAEDSRWFNQVGERAQRIVDVLRTAAERASV, from the coding sequence ATGGACTGGAAAGACCGCCTTTTTGAAGACTTGAAGAGAGACGAAGGGGTTCGTCTTATACCCTACATGTGTCCGGCAAACAAAAAGACCATTGGTATTGGTCGAAACCTTGAGGACGTAGGTATTTCGGAGGAGGAAGCAGCCTATTTAGGTCGGAGTAACGTTGATGACGGAATCACTGACAAAGAAGCGAAATACCTTTGTCAGAACGATATCGAACGATGCCACATTGAAGCACGTGGCGTCTTCACCGACTTCGATTCTCATCCTGATGATGTTAAACGGGTAGTATCGAACATGATGTTCAACCTCGGTCTGACAACGTTTCGGAAGTTCAAAAAAACGATCGTGGCCATAGAAAAGCGTGACTATGCCCTCGCTGCCATTGAGGCCGAGGACTCGCGTTGGTTCAATCAAGTAGGTGAGCGAGCCCAACGTATAGTAGATGTCTTGAGAACTGCTGCTGAAAGGGCGAGTGTTTAG